Proteins from a genomic interval of Candidatus Kapaibacterium sp.:
- a CDS encoding tetratricopeptide repeat protein — protein sequence MKSIIIIIMFAFAMISTSWSQSTKSFIREGNEKFKAKQFEEAEVKYRKALEVAPDYRATFNLGDALYKNEQYADAISKFSDIISQKPDKATTSNAYHNLGNAYYKSDDFEKSIAAYKNALKLNPQDNDTRHNLEMARRMLKQQQEQQQNKSDNKDDKDEDGDKEQEKQDGDKDQNQQKQDEQQGKNDQQKDEQQQNNDGDGKEQQGQEQQKNQQNRQKSEISKEDAERILEALKNEELDVQKKVLKKQQRRPSEKNW from the coding sequence ATGAAAAGTATTATTATCATAATTATGTTTGCTTTTGCAATGATTTCGACTTCCTGGTCGCAATCAACCAAATCTTTCATTCGTGAAGGAAATGAGAAATTCAAAGCAAAGCAATTCGAGGAAGCGGAAGTAAAGTACCGTAAGGCACTCGAAGTCGCTCCCGATTATCGTGCCACTTTCAATCTCGGCGATGCACTTTACAAAAACGAACAATATGCCGACGCAATCAGCAAATTCTCCGATATTATATCCCAAAAGCCGGACAAAGCCACAACATCTAATGCATATCATAATTTGGGCAATGCTTATTATAAATCCGATGATTTCGAAAAAAGTATCGCTGCTTATAAAAATGCTCTCAAGTTGAATCCGCAAGATAATGACACCCGTCATAATTTGGAAATGGCACGAAGAATGCTAAAGCAACAACAAGAGCAACAACAAAACAAATCCGATAATAAGGATGATAAAGACGAAGACGGCGATAAAGAGCAAGAAAAGCAGGACGGAGATAAAGACCAAAATCAGCAAAAGCAAGATGAGCAGCAAGGGAAAAATGACCAACAAAAAGATGAGCAGCAACAAAATAATGATGGCGACGGAAAAGAGCAGCAAGGACAAGAACAGCAGAAGAATCAGCAAAACAGACAAAAATCCGAGATTTCTAAGGAAGATGCTGAGAGAATTTTGGAGGCTTTGAAAAATGAAGAGCTTGACGTACAGAAAAAAGTTCTGAAAAAGCAGCAAAGGCGTCCGAGTGAGAAAAATTGGTAA
- a CDS encoding C69 family dipeptidase: MLRKIILTLTIFMIASYQAYTCTNLLVTKGASADGSTMITYNADAGGFMEPLVHLPAATWGDNDSLEIHDWDTGKYLGKIKQVKQTYLVIGNMNEYQVAIGETTFTGLKELRDTNGIMDYGSMMRITLQRSKTAREAIKVMTDLVAEYGYYSTGESFSIADAEEVWMLEMIGKGGKEKGAVWVAVKIPDGYIAAHANQARIRNFPLNDPNNCIYSKDVISFAQKNGYYDPKKDGEFSFADTYNPLDPGGLLFCEGRVWSLFRRAAPKANLSPDYWRAVENATPYPLYIKPDQKLKVSDVIDLMRDHFNDTPWDLTKGLAAEPYGNPVRWKPLGFKLEGDTVNSYGWERPISTQQTAFAFVSQSRSWLPREIGGVFWYGVDDNYTNVYVPLYCSMTAPPPSSQGYSIKEFSLNSAFWVFNLVANLAYTKYSYIVKDIQVVQSELEDKFTLSQNAIDKAAVELYNIDKNLAIGFLTDYSVSQFEQTVNRWRQLWEYLVVKYNDGYINDVNVEGGRHPKGVGYGDEFFRRAVQERPGYYDVKMKKELK, encoded by the coding sequence ATGTTGAGAAAAATAATTTTAACACTCACTATTTTTATGATTGCCTCCTATCAGGCATATACATGTACTAACTTATTGGTTACAAAGGGAGCGTCTGCAGACGGCTCGACGATGATAACATATAACGCTGATGCGGGTGGATTTATGGAGCCTTTGGTTCATTTGCCGGCAGCTACTTGGGGCGACAATGATTCTTTAGAAATTCATGATTGGGACACAGGTAAATATTTAGGTAAAATCAAGCAGGTCAAACAGACTTATCTTGTTATCGGCAATATGAATGAATATCAAGTTGCAATCGGCGAAACAACCTTTACAGGTCTCAAAGAGTTACGCGATACAAACGGCATTATGGATTACGGCAGCATGATGAGAATCACTTTGCAGCGTAGCAAAACTGCTCGTGAAGCAATCAAAGTCATGACAGACCTCGTCGCTGAATACGGTTATTATTCCACAGGCGAATCATTTTCGATAGCCGATGCTGAAGAAGTTTGGATGCTCGAAATGATTGGCAAAGGTGGCAAGGAAAAGGGCGCCGTATGGGTTGCAGTCAAAATTCCCGACGGTTACATTGCTGCTCACGCAAACCAAGCTCGTATTCGTAATTTCCCATTGAATGACCCGAACAATTGTATTTATTCCAAAGATGTGATTTCATTTGCACAAAAAAATGGATATTACGACCCTAAAAAAGATGGCGAATTTTCATTTGCTGATACATATAATCCTCTCGATCCGGGTGGTTTGCTATTCTGCGAAGGCAGAGTTTGGAGTTTATTCCGTCGCGCTGCTCCCAAAGCGAATTTATCGCCTGATTACTGGCGCGCTGTCGAAAACGCCACACCTTATCCGCTTTATATCAAACCTGACCAAAAGTTGAAAGTTTCCGATGTTATAGATTTGATGAGAGACCATTTCAACGATACTCCTTGGGATTTGACCAAAGGGCTTGCCGCCGAACCTTACGGCAATCCGGTGCGTTGGAAACCTCTCGGATTCAAATTGGAAGGCGATACAGTAAATTCTTACGGATGGGAACGCCCGATTTCGACACAACAAACTGCATTCGCTTTTGTTTCGCAAAGCCGTTCGTGGTTGCCACGCGAAATTGGAGGAGTATTCTGGTACGGTGTTGATGATAATTATACCAATGTTTACGTACCGCTATATTGCAGCATGACCGCACCGCCACCATCAAGTCAGGGTTACTCGATTAAAGAATTCAGCCTAAATTCGGCTTTTTGGGTTTTCAATTTAGTTGCAAATCTTGCTTATACTAAATATTCATATATTGTAAAAGATATTCAAGTAGTCCAATCCGAGCTTGAAGACAAGTTCACATTATCACAAAATGCTATTGATAAGGCTGCTGTCGAGCTCTACAACATTGACAAAAACTTAGCAATCGGCTTTTTAACCGATTATTCTGTCAGCCAATTTGAGCAAACTGTCAATCGTTGGCGACAATTGTGGGAGTATCTCGTTGTGAAATACAATGACGGCTACATCAATGACGTTAATGTAGAAGGCGGACGCCATCCAAAAGGCGTAGGCTATGGAGATGAATTTTTCCGTCGCGCTGTGCAAGAACGTCCCGGATATTACGATGTGAAGATGAAAAAGGAATTAAAGTAA
- a CDS encoding tetratricopeptide repeat protein, which produces MIKSCRQILTAAIIAKDNEKTIANMINSLKLYCGRIVVVDTGSSDKTTVIAASLGADVYFKLWDDDFSSARNFALAHVFSDWILTIDTDEILSKFDVGEFLDYANDPQIGGINVIIKNMLGDGLESKHRYTRIFRNKNYIRFEGKIHEQINQSIVNNDLQIIESNIEITHYGYEKNDKIKNDRNIKLLQNELDENPQDDFARYHLAQSLFNAKDIEKADKIFREIRFSNDLSRQQKDTIQLRLAQIALDTNNFDEVLNLCAEISDDYDIGGLQLFVKAMAFYFIGDYSHFSSIVKDSRIDLSALVSKENLETLREISIKIRH; this is translated from the coding sequence TTGATTAAAAGTTGTCGCCAAATATTGACTGCGGCTATCATCGCCAAGGATAACGAGAAAACAATCGCCAATATGATTAACTCGCTGAAATTGTATTGCGGGCGCATCGTAGTTGTGGATACAGGCTCGAGCGATAAAACTACTGTGATTGCTGCATCGCTGGGAGCCGACGTTTACTTTAAACTTTGGGATGATGATTTTTCATCTGCTCGAAATTTTGCGTTGGCGCACGTTTTCAGCGATTGGATTTTGACTATTGATACCGATGAAATTTTATCCAAATTCGATGTCGGCGAATTTTTAGATTACGCCAATGACCCGCAAATTGGCGGCATAAATGTGATTATAAAAAATATGCTCGGCGACGGTCTTGAATCAAAGCACAGATATACCCGAATTTTCAGGAATAAAAATTATATCCGATTTGAAGGAAAAATACACGAACAAATCAATCAATCAATTGTGAATAATGATTTGCAAATAATTGAAAGCAATATTGAAATCACTCATTACGGCTACGAAAAAAACGACAAAATCAAAAACGACAGGAACATAAAATTGCTCCAAAATGAGTTGGACGAAAATCCCCAAGACGATTTTGCTCGTTATCATTTAGCCCAAAGTTTGTTCAATGCTAAGGATATTGAAAAAGCTGACAAAATTTTTCGTGAAATAAGATTCTCGAATGATTTATCGCGCCAACAAAAGGACACAATCCAATTGCGATTGGCACAAATTGCCTTGGACACGAACAATTTTGACGAAGTGCTAAATCTATGTGCAGAAATATCCGATGATTACGATATTGGCGGATTGCAACTTTTTGTTAAAGCTATGGCTTTCTATTTCATAGGTGATTATTCACATTTTTCAAGTATTGTGAAAGATTCGCGGATTGATTTATCGGCTTTGGTCTCAAAAGAAAACTTAGAGACACTTCGAGAAATAAGCATAAAAATTAGGCATTGA
- the rsmD gene encoding 16S rRNA (guanine(966)-N(2))-methyltransferase RsmD — MRLTTGIYGGLHYSGKIPSNIRPTSDKTRQSIFNVLSNLVDFDDCICLDLCSGTGALGFEALSRGAKHLTLVDNSKKSCDIARDVANLFKIPKADYSIICRDALKFVKDYPDDSPKFDLIFCDPPYKIDIINPLLILLGEKSMLNDDSVITLEYAKDMKLLIPPAFRSISHKEFGETQVEFIEIVKA, encoded by the coding sequence ATGCGATTGACAACCGGAATCTATGGTGGTTTGCATTACTCTGGAAAAATCCCGAGTAATATCCGACCCACTTCCGACAAAACGAGGCAATCAATTTTCAACGTTTTGTCAAATCTCGTTGATTTCGATGATTGCATATGCTTGGATTTATGCTCAGGAACAGGAGCGTTGGGTTTTGAAGCATTGAGCAGAGGTGCAAAGCACCTAACTTTAGTTGACAATTCCAAAAAATCTTGCGATATCGCCCGCGATGTTGCAAATCTATTCAAAATCCCAAAAGCCGATTATTCCATCATTTGCAGAGATGCTTTGAAGTTTGTAAAAGATTACCCCGATGACAGCCCAAAATTCGACTTGATTTTCTGCGACCCTCCGTACAAAATTGATATCATCAATCCATTATTGATATTGCTCGGCGAAAAAAGTATGCTAAACGATGATTCTGTCATAACATTAGAATATGCAAAAGACATGAAATTGCTGATTCCGCCCGCGTTCAGGAGCATATCGCATAAAGAATTCGGCGAGACGCAAGTAGAATTTATCGAAATTGTAAAAGCGTAA
- a CDS encoding tetratricopeptide repeat protein, translating into MKLKFYILAFCLLSMTNAVFSQTPEESFEKANNYYIAGNYEQAIESYRAIIDDGYQSAELFYNLGNSYFRMEKIPSAILYFERAARLAPSDSDIEFNLKIANLRIVDKFETVPKLFIVEWYESILGFLYSGVWGWVSVILLWASLLFLALFIISGTTFRKKFLFLLVVLGFIGTVLTSIIAYNAYYNETSREFAIIFSTSIYVKSAPDESSVDLLILHEGTKVEITDKLEGWSEILLENGNKGWVPASVLEVI; encoded by the coding sequence ATGAAACTAAAATTCTACATTTTAGCCTTTTGTTTGCTTTCTATGACTAATGCAGTATTTTCGCAAACTCCCGAGGAGTCATTCGAAAAAGCGAATAATTATTACATCGCCGGAAATTACGAACAAGCAATTGAATCTTACAGAGCAATTATTGATGACGGCTACCAATCCGCCGAACTATTTTACAATCTTGGCAATTCATACTTCCGAATGGAAAAAATTCCTTCGGCAATATTGTATTTCGAACGTGCAGCAAGATTAGCTCCGAGTGATTCGGATATTGAATTCAATCTAAAAATCGCTAATTTACGAATAGTTGACAAATTTGAAACAGTTCCAAAATTGTTCATTGTCGAATGGTACGAATCGATTTTGGGCTTTTTGTATTCCGGCGTTTGGGGCTGGGTTTCAGTAATCTTGCTTTGGGCATCACTACTGTTTCTGGCGCTTTTCATAATTAGCGGTACTACATTCAGAAAAAAGTTCTTATTTCTACTTGTTGTATTAGGATTTATCGGAACCGTTCTGACATCAATCATAGCTTATAATGCTTACTACAACGAAACGAGTCGCGAATTTGCCATCATTTTTTCGACAAGCATCTATGTCAAGTCTGCCCCCGATGAAAGCTCGGTAGATTTGTTGATACTCCACGAAGGCACAAAAGTAGAAATCACGGACAAATTAGAGGGCTGGTCAGAGATATTACTCGAAAATGGCAACAAGGGTTGGGTGCCTGCGAGCGTACTTGAAGTGATATAA
- a CDS encoding AAA family ATPase gives MDLMNDINELNERIRQESAFVDLLMNEIGRVIVGQKYMVERLLIGLLSNGHVLLEGVPGLAKTLAIKTLAQAINGKFSRLQFTPDLLPADLTGTMIYNHSKEDFTVKKGPLFANFILADEINRAPAKVQSALLEAMQERQITIGDDTYKLEEPFLVLATQNPIEQEGTYPLPEAQVDRFMLKLIINYPTRDEEKFILRQNIAKEFPTTNAVLNLDEILKARNTVKEVYMDEKIEQYILDIVFATRFPQEYKLSKLNQLISFGASPRGSINLALGAKSYAFVKRRGYVIPEDVRAVCHDILRHRIGITYEAEAENITSEDIINEILNTVEVP, from the coding sequence ATTGATTTAATGAATGACATTAATGAATTGAACGAAAGAATCAGGCAAGAAAGCGCTTTCGTTGACCTTTTGATGAACGAAATAGGACGAGTCATCGTTGGGCAGAAATATATGGTAGAGCGTTTGCTGATAGGCTTGTTATCCAACGGTCACGTGTTATTGGAAGGCGTACCGGGATTAGCTAAGACGCTGGCGATTAAGACGCTTGCTCAAGCTATTAACGGAAAATTCAGCAGATTGCAATTTACTCCCGACTTATTGCCGGCGGATTTGACTGGGACTATGATTTATAATCATAGCAAGGAAGATTTTACAGTCAAGAAAGGTCCATTGTTTGCTAATTTTATTCTTGCTGACGAAATCAACCGCGCCCCCGCAAAAGTCCAATCGGCATTGCTCGAAGCTATGCAAGAGCGTCAAATCACAATCGGCGATGACACTTACAAACTCGAAGAGCCCTTCTTAGTTCTTGCTACCCAAAACCCGATTGAGCAAGAAGGTACCTATCCATTACCCGAAGCCCAAGTTGACCGTTTTATGCTCAAACTCATTATTAATTATCCGACTCGAGACGAAGAAAAATTCATCCTTCGCCAAAACATTGCGAAAGAATTCCCAACAACCAATGCAGTTCTCAACTTAGACGAAATCCTCAAAGCCCGCAACACCGTAAAAGAAGTGTATATGGACGAGAAAATTGAGCAATATATACTCGATATAGTATTTGCGACTCGATTCCCACAAGAATACAAGCTGAGCAAACTCAATCAATTAATATCATTTGGGGCATCGCCTCGCGGTTCAATAAATTTGGCTCTTGGTGCAAAGTCCTACGCATTTGTCAAACGTCGCGGCTACGTAATACCCGAAGACGTGCGAGCAGTATGCCACGACATTCTCCGCCACAGAATCGGCATCACTTACGAAGCCGAAGCGGAAAACATTACATCGGAAGATATTATCAATGAAATTTTAAATACCGTCGAAGTGCCATAA
- a CDS encoding DUF58 domain-containing protein — MDTTELIKKVRKIEIKTRGITKQLFSGDYHSVFKGRGMAFSEVREYQVGDDIRSIDWNVTARYASPYVKIFEEERELTVVLLVDISGSQSFGTHSQFKRDLVTELCAVLTFSAIQNNDKIGVLFFSDKIEKFIPPKKGKTHALRIIRELLEITPSGKGTDVGNALKYLTNVMKKRSIVFLVSDFISTGFDEHLKIASNRHDTIAVQIYDKYEEELPKAGLVRTYDPETGNMDWIDTNDKNVRQEYKSWRESMQKNLANICTRNKVDMIKIRTDESYIAPLQNFFKKRERRK; from the coding sequence ATGGATACTACCGAATTAATCAAAAAAGTTCGCAAAATTGAAATTAAAACACGCGGTATCACAAAGCAATTATTTTCGGGTGATTACCACAGCGTGTTCAAGGGGCGTGGTATGGCATTCAGCGAAGTTCGTGAATATCAAGTCGGCGACGACATTCGCTCTATTGATTGGAACGTAACGGCACGATACGCAAGCCCTTATGTCAAAATTTTCGAGGAAGAGCGCGAACTCACTGTAGTTTTGCTTGTTGATATTTCGGGCTCGCAGAGTTTCGGAACTCATAGCCAATTCAAACGAGATTTGGTTACCGAACTTTGTGCAGTGCTGACTTTTTCGGCAATTCAAAATAATGATAAAATTGGAGTTTTATTTTTTAGCGATAAAATCGAGAAATTCATACCCCCGAAAAAAGGCAAAACTCATGCTTTGCGAATTATTCGCGAATTACTCGAAATCACTCCGAGCGGAAAAGGTACCGACGTAGGCAATGCACTGAAATATCTGACTAACGTTATGAAAAAGCGAAGCATCGTTTTTCTCGTTTCCGATTTTATTTCAACGGGATTTGACGAGCATCTCAAAATAGCCTCTAATCGTCATGACACGATTGCAGTCCAAATTTACGACAAATACGAAGAAGAGCTCCCCAAAGCTGGTTTAGTCCGAACTTATGACCCCGAAACGGGCAATATGGATTGGATTGATACTAATGACAAAAATGTTCGGCAAGAATATAAATCTTGGCGAGAATCAATGCAAAAGAATTTAGCAAATATTTGCACTCGAAATAAAGTTGACATGATAAAAATCAGAACTGATGAATCATATATAGCTCCGCTCCAGAATTTCTTCAAAAAGCGTGAGAGACGGAAATAG
- a CDS encoding VWA domain-containing protein → MIRFENIEYLYAFAVIPLLLIIYILYRFSRGRRLKKIGDMHLVKLLIPDTSSHKARLKFTIMLLAISMVILALANPQIGTRLEEVKREGIEVIIAVDVSNSMLAEDVRPNRLERAKRSINRLLDNLGEDKVGLIIFAGKSFLQLPLTTDFAAARLITSTISTEMAGTQGTAIGSAIDLAVSSFSQDVSISKVLIIMTDGENHEDDALSAAKRAKEQNVVLYTIGVGNSEGAPIPVYQNGRITGYMKDKNGENIITRLDPAVLQEIALETKGEFFRSDIGTDVELTELVNRVSKMDKQEFESKVFTNYEDRFQIFVALALFFLLLELVFSEKKNKFIAKLNLFVAGKK, encoded by the coding sequence ATGATTAGATTCGAGAACATAGAGTATTTATATGCTTTTGCAGTAATTCCTTTACTGCTTATTATTTATATACTTTACAGGTTTTCACGTGGTAGAAGACTGAAAAAAATTGGCGATATGCACTTGGTGAAATTGCTGATACCCGATACCTCAAGCCATAAAGCAAGATTGAAATTTACGATTATGTTGCTTGCAATATCAATGGTTATCTTAGCATTGGCAAATCCTCAAATCGGCACACGATTAGAAGAAGTTAAGCGAGAAGGGATTGAAGTTATCATTGCGGTTGATGTTTCAAATAGCATGTTAGCGGAAGATGTCCGCCCAAACAGGCTCGAACGGGCAAAACGCTCAATTAATCGATTGCTTGATAATTTGGGTGAAGACAAAGTCGGGCTGATAATTTTTGCAGGGAAATCATTTTTGCAATTGCCTCTGACTACGGATTTTGCCGCAGCAAGGCTGATAACTTCCACGATTTCGACCGAAATGGCTGGAACTCAAGGCACTGCGATTGGTTCGGCAATTGATTTGGCGGTTTCGTCTTTCTCTCAAGATGTGAGTATAAGCAAAGTGCTGATAATTATGACCGATGGCGAAAATCACGAAGATGACGCACTCTCTGCCGCCAAACGAGCTAAGGAGCAAAACGTTGTGCTATATACAATTGGCGTTGGCAACTCCGAAGGTGCTCCAATTCCGGTTTACCAAAATGGCAGAATTACCGGTTACATGAAAGACAAAAATGGCGAGAATATAATAACTCGATTAGACCCGGCAGTTTTGCAAGAAATTGCACTTGAAACCAAAGGCGAATTCTTTCGTTCTGATATAGGTACAGATGTCGAACTAACGGAGCTCGTCAATCGCGTTAGCAAGATGGATAAACAAGAGTTCGAATCGAAAGTATTTACTAACTACGAAGACCGTTTCCAGATTTTCGTAGCTTTAGCCTTATTTTTCTTACTTTTAGAATTAGTATTTTCGGAAAAAAAGAATAAATTTATTGCAAAATTGAATTTATTTGTAGCAGGTAAAAAATGA
- a CDS encoding BatD family protein encodes MRNKFYCISILLFLMTVSTFAQEFVASVDRNPVPVGERFTVSFTINGGGSDFKGPDFKGFTVLGGPNQSQSIQIINGRTTRTFTLSYMLLADKTGTFTIGPASIVSDGKTLKTQPLSINVLPESEAQKEQRKQEQEQEKTLNQQALDILKKNIYVKSSVSKRSVFIGEQITATYKLFIHPELNVMQLSPTKVPSLNGFWNQDLPIDKLQWKREVVNGVTFNTAVIKQVVLFPQRSGNLVVDPYEFNFTVRMRVQTSQRSRDFWSFFDDSFFSGNNFRDFEYKSSSEPLPIKVSEFTENRPPEFAGAVGDLKMEAFLDKTKTKTGQPVALKVKIGGRGNLKLIQPLAINFPPGFEIYDPNISDNIYTTESGMSGSMTFEYLIIPKNAGNFKIEPVKFTYFDLNSKRFKTLQSDASSNRSRKR; translated from the coding sequence ATGAGAAACAAGTTTTATTGCATTTCGATATTGCTCTTTTTGATGACTGTATCCACATTTGCACAAGAATTTGTCGCAAGTGTTGACCGCAATCCTGTTCCGGTTGGGGAACGTTTTACAGTTTCATTTACCATAAACGGTGGCGGTTCTGATTTCAAAGGTCCCGATTTCAAAGGTTTTACCGTATTAGGCGGACCAAACCAATCGCAGAGTATTCAAATAATAAATGGCAGAACTACTCGGACATTTACTTTATCCTATATGTTGCTTGCAGATAAAACCGGTACTTTCACGATTGGTCCTGCATCTATTGTTAGTGACGGGAAAACGTTAAAAACCCAGCCTCTTTCCATCAACGTTTTACCTGAATCCGAAGCTCAAAAAGAGCAACGCAAGCAAGAGCAGGAACAGGAAAAAACATTAAACCAACAAGCTCTTGATATACTGAAGAAAAATATATACGTCAAATCAAGCGTTTCCAAACGCAGTGTTTTCATTGGCGAACAAATCACAGCAACATACAAACTCTTCATTCATCCCGAATTGAACGTAATGCAACTTTCGCCAACCAAAGTACCGTCCTTGAATGGCTTTTGGAATCAGGACTTACCGATTGACAAACTACAATGGAAGCGTGAAGTGGTGAATGGAGTTACTTTCAATACTGCGGTTATAAAGCAAGTGGTGCTTTTCCCTCAACGTTCGGGCAATTTAGTCGTTGACCCCTACGAATTCAATTTTACTGTCAGGATGAGAGTACAAACATCGCAACGTTCACGAGATTTCTGGAGCTTTTTTGACGATTCTTTCTTTTCCGGAAATAATTTTCGCGATTTTGAATACAAATCGAGCTCCGAACCACTACCGATAAAGGTTTCTGAATTTACCGAAAACCGTCCACCGGAATTTGCCGGAGCCGTTGGTGATTTGAAAATGGAAGCATTTTTGGACAAAACGAAAACTAAAACAGGTCAACCCGTTGCTCTGAAAGTGAAAATTGGCGGTAGAGGTAATTTGAAGCTAATTCAGCCTTTGGCAATTAATTTTCCACCGGGATTTGAAATTTACGACCCGAATATAAGTGATAATATCTATACCACTGAAAGCGGAATGTCCGGCTCAATGACATTTGAATACCTAATCATTCCCAAAAATGCAGGAAATTTTAAAATTGAACCTGTGAAATTTACATATTTTGATTTAAATTCGAAGCGTTTCAAAACCTTGCAATCAGATGCATCTTCAAATCGAAGTCGAAAAAGGTGA
- a CDS encoding nodulation protein NfeD codes for MKKALIAAIVCFAIWSGVTTAPNATIAQEGNDIIRNASVTMITIEGGISPAVASYIITSLEKSEEMGAEAMLLRLNTPGGLLESTRDIVSTFLNSKIPIIVYVAPGGSRAGSAGVFITLAAHVAVMAPGTNIGAAHPVGIDGSSDSSSAMTSKIVNDTKAFIRTIAEKRNRNIAWAEQTVESSISSTETEALAEGAIDFIAVSVKSLLDSADGMVVTTASGQKKLRLRDVEIIEIEKSWRDHILMTLSDPNIAYLLIMLGIYGLIFELKSPGSIAPGVVGGISLLLAAYSLKMLPVNMVGVAFILLAFILFVIEFFVQSYGLLSVSGVVSLFFGSILLIDSPLEFMRISMTLIVVVTLATAVFVAILAYYGIKAQSRKKEGGSQAVIGMTGTARTDFVQGTGGKVHVYGELWQAKSDDDIKIGDKVTVTAIEGFTLIVKKV; via the coding sequence ATGAAAAAAGCCCTCATAGCGGCGATAGTTTGTTTTGCAATATGGAGCGGTGTGACAACCGCTCCTAATGCAACAATTGCTCAAGAGGGAAATGATATTATCCGGAATGCTTCTGTTACGATGATAACAATCGAAGGCGGAATAAGTCCGGCTGTGGCATCGTACATAATTACTTCACTCGAAAAATCAGAAGAAATGGGCGCCGAAGCTATGCTATTGCGTCTCAATACACCGGGCGGATTGTTAGAATCCACTCGCGATATTGTAAGTACATTTCTAAACTCGAAAATCCCAATCATTGTTTACGTTGCACCGGGAGGCTCAAGAGCCGGTTCGGCAGGTGTATTCATCACTCTTGCTGCACATGTGGCAGTAATGGCGCCGGGCACAAATATCGGAGCTGCACACCCTGTCGGGATAGACGGTTCGAGTGATTCTTCTTCAGCTATGACTTCAAAAATTGTAAACGATACCAAAGCTTTTATCCGAACAATTGCTGAAAAACGAAATCGCAACATTGCTTGGGCTGAACAAACAGTCGAATCCAGCATCTCATCTACCGAAACCGAAGCATTAGCCGAAGGAGCGATTGATTTTATAGCTGTTTCCGTCAAATCTTTGCTTGATTCTGCCGATGGAATGGTAGTAACAACTGCTTCAGGGCAAAAAAAGCTGAGATTGAGAGATGTCGAAATTATCGAAATCGAAAAATCTTGGCGCGACCATATTTTGATGACATTATCCGACCCAAATATTGCGTATTTGCTGATTATGTTAGGTATTTACGGATTAATTTTCGAATTAAAAAGTCCGGGTTCGATAGCTCCGGGTGTTGTGGGCGGTATTTCTTTGCTTTTAGCGGCTTATTCGCTCAAGATGTTGCCCGTCAATATGGTCGGAGTGGCATTCATACTTTTGGCTTTCATTTTATTCGTGATAGAGTTTTTTGTCCAAAGCTATGGATTGCTGTCTGTAAGCGGTGTTGTATCTTTGTTTTTTGGTTCAATATTACTGATTGATTCACCATTAGAGTTCATGAGGATATCTATGACACTGATAGTTGTTGTTACGCTGGCTACGGCAGTTTTTGTAGCAATATTGGCTTATTATGGCATAAAAGCTCAATCCCGAAAAAAAGAGGGTGGCTCACAAGCAGTAATCGGGATGACAGGCACTGCTCGCACAGATTTTGTGCAAGGCACAGGTGGCAAAGTCCACGTTTACGGCGAACTTTGGCAAGCAAAATCCGACGATGACATCAAAATCGGCGACAAAGTCACAGTCACTGCAATCGAAGGATTCACTCTGATTGTAAAGAAAGTGTAG